ATCCGAATCCGGCGACGATCGCGGCCCCATATCCGGCCATTGACTGGACGACGAAGAACACAGCGGTGACGATCGCAATGCCGATCGCCGTGCCCACGCGCTGCCCGGTCTGCATCACCCCACCGGAGCTTCCCGCGTATTCGACGGGCACATCGGCCAGAGTCAGGGTCTGGTTGGGACTGATCGCCATGCCCTGACCGATCCCGGTCAGACCCAAGCTCGCCAGCATCCACCAGATGCTGATTCCCAGTTCTTCGTGCGCGAGGACGATCAGTGCAGAGGCGACAACACCGACGATGGCGATGCCGACTCCGAGCACGACCATCTTGCGCCCGAAGGTGAGGACCACACGGCCGGAGGCTTGGGCACTGACAGCCGCCAACAGTGCCGAGGGCAGGCCCATCAGCCCCGCCTCGAGCGCGGGGAAGCCGAGACCGTTCTGGAGATAGAGGGCGACGATGACCCAGACGCCGGGCATGCCCACGAAATACATCGATGTCAGGGAGGCGCCGTAGGCGAATGTCCGGGTGCGGAACAGGTTCATGTCGACCATCGGGGCACCGCCTCGGCGGGCGTATCGGTTCTCCCAGCGCACCCACAGCCAGATGACGATCGCACCCACGGGGACCAGAGCGTAGATCCAGGCACCGGCGGAGCGTTCGAGGAACGGCAGCATGACGAACAGGGTCCCCAACGACAGGAGCACCAGGCCGACCGGATCGAAGTCGGCGCGCCGACTGTCGGAGCCTTCGGTGTCGTCTCCGCTCCCCCGCCACGCGCTGTGCGGCAACCAGAACCGACCGAGGACGATGGCGGCGACGGCGATCGGCACGTTGATGAGGAACGCCGAACGCCAGCCCCATTCCTCACCGAGCACGGCGA
The Brevibacterium marinum genome window above contains:
- a CDS encoding MFS transporter, whose amino-acid sequence is MMGTSETATMSAQQRKILTVMLVPMFMSLLSVSIVNVILPDMQRSIGASNTAIQWVLSGYTLAFGVLLVAAGRAGDLFGRGRLFVAGVSVFALGSLIAGFAPDPVMLNLARIVMGIGSGLLSPQGVGMLQQYFHGKIRGRAFGMFGTIVGVSVGIGPVLGGGLIAVLGEEWGWRSAFLINVPIAVAAIVLGRFWLPHSAWRGSGDDTEGSDSRRADFDPVGLVLLSLGTLFVMLPFLERSAGAWIYALVPVGAIVIWLWVRWENRYARRGGAPMVDMNLFRTRTFAYGASLTSMYFVGMPGVWVIVALYLQNGLGFPALEAGLMGLPSALLAAVSAQASGRVVLTFGRKMVVLGVGIAIVGVVASALIVLAHEELGISIWWMLASLGLTGIGQGMAISPNQTLTLADVPVEYAGSSGGVMQTGQRVGTAIGIAIVTAVFFVVQSMAGYGAAIVAGFGFIAAVMVFAGLIGIVDLVRRRAKDRQTAAVAGG